In the genome of Luteitalea pratensis, the window CCGCTGAAGATGGCCCGCGTCGTGGCCGCGATCGCTGGCGACGGCCGCGTCCTGCCCGCGCGCTGGACCGAAGCCGACGCTGATGCGGCCGAAGACGCGCCGCGGCTCCTCAGCGAGGCAGACGCGCGTCGCCTCGCGCAGTACATGCGCGACGTGGTGACCTCCGGCACCGGCCGGACCTTGCTCGGCAATGCCACGCCGATCGCAGGCAAGACGGGTACCGCCGAAGTCGATGGGCGCCCCGCCCACTCGTGGTTCATCGGCTTCGCGCCGTATGGCGGATCGCGACCGATCGCGTTCGCGGTGCTCGTGGAGAACGCGGGCTATGGCGCGCGTTCCGCCGCCCCGGTGGCCGGCGAGATCGTTGACGCCGCGCGTGAGCTCGGTCTGTTCAAGTAGGGACCCATGGACGTGAATCGACTGGCTGGCTTCGGCAAGGATCTCCACTCACGGATCCGCACGTTCTTCAACACGCCGCTGGACGCCAACGCGACGCCGCTCGAGATCGGCCAGGCGGTGCTGGACCAGGTGGAACGCCAGGTGCAGCCCGTCGCCCGCGGCCGCCGGGTCTTCCCGTTTGTCGGTCTCGCGATCCGCGTGCGCACCAACCCGGCGTCGAGCGCGGCGATGATCGCCGCGTTCGAGGACTTCGCCACCCGCGTGCGTGAGCGACTCGCCGAGGTCCGGTGCGAGGCGCCGCGGCGTCTCGACGTCGATGTCGAGTGCCTGGAGGTGGCGCCGGCCTCCTGGCCAGAGGCCCGTGTCTTCGACGTGAGCTACATCGCCGACGAGGCTCTGCCCGTCAAGAGCCCGGCGCGCGGTGGCGGCACGGCGCCGGTGGTGCACATCACGGTGGTCGCCGGTACAGCAGTGGAGTCGTCATGCCGCTTCGCCGAGGGCACGGTGTCGATTGGCCGGTGCGCCGATCCAGCCGACGACATGGGGTACGTCCGTCGCAACCGCATCGCCTTCCTGGATGTCGTCGACGGCATCAACGAGACCGTCGGACGCGCCCATGCCCGCCTGCGCTGCGACGCGGTAGCGGGCGAGGTCCGGCTGTTTGACGAGGGCAGCCGCAACGGCACGTCGATCCTGCGAGACGGCGACGTCATTGCCGTGCATCGTCGCGATCCGCGCGGGGTCCGGCTGCGCTCGGGTGACGAGATTCGCCTCGGGCGGGCCCTGCTCCGAGTCGAGATCGATGGGTAACAGGCCGGGATCAGCGGGCAGGCTCAAGGCACGAGGGACAACGAACACGTCAGAAGGGCGTCAAGACATACCCTTGTGACTCCTCCCGTCGTCGCTTGTCCCTTGACCTGGCGAGCGGCCAGGGACCTCCCGCTTCATGCGTTCGCCCGGCCCTGTCGATTGTCAGGCGGAGCGCCCGCGTAGCGTGGGCGCCCGAACCATGCTGCCCCTCGCCTCCGAGCCATCCGAGTCGTCACCGACGAGATCTCGCTCCCGTGCGTCCGCAGTCTTGCCGCTGCCCACCTCGCACGACGATCCCGTCGCCCTCACCGCCGCCGTTCACGAGGCGGTCGCGGGGATCCAGCAGGCGCTGTTGTGGGGAATGGATGTCGACGACTGCCGTAGCCTTGCCCTCGATGCGTTCGTCGAGCTGACCGCCAGCACGTGGGGCGCCGTCGCGCACATCGCCAGCGATTCCGGCGCCGCCGCCCCCACACTGCATATCGATCTCGACCGTAACACGAGGGTCCCAGCGGATCCGGATGGTCCCGCGCCGCCCTCCCGCGACGAGTTCGCTGCCCTGGCGCTGCCTCACGTGCGCCGCGCGACGACTCGCCGCGCACCGTTGACCGTGCGATTGCCCGGCCCCGCGGGCGCCGCCCAGCGCGCGGGCGTGCGCGCCTCGCCCGACTGGATGCTCGTGCTGCCGGTCCCTGCCGGCAGTGCTCCCAACTCCGTCGTCCTCCTCGTTCGCGGTGCGGGCGGGTATACGGAGGCCACGGCATCGGCCGTCGAGCCCTTGCTGCGGCTCACGGCGCACGTCGACACGTGGGCCCGGGAGGTCGAAGCGCGGCGCGCCACGGAACGCGAACTCGAACGCGAGCGCCGTCGCCTGGGCCTGGCGCTGCAGGCCTCCAACGTCGGTGTCTTCGAGTTCGACGCGGGCACCGGGGCGTTGCAGTGGGACGCCCGCCTGTGGACGATGCACGGGTTGTCACCACGGGATCAGCCGTGGACGATCGGCGACTGGTCGTCCTTGCTGCATCCAGACGATGCGCATCGCGTGGTGGACGACCTCATGGCGTCGGTGGAGCAGCAGCGACCCCTGGAGACGCAGTACCGCATCGTCTGCGGCGACGGCGAGGTGCGCTACATCCGATCCAACGGGCAGATTTTCGAGCATGCGGCCGGCCGGCTGGTGATGGTGGGCGCCAGCATCGACGTCACCGTGGATGTGCGTCTGCAGCAGGAACTCGCCGCCGAGCGCGCGCAGGCAGAAGCCGCGACGCGGGCCAAGTCGCAGTTCCTCGCGACGATGAGCCACGAAATCCGCACGCCGATGAATGGCGTGCTCGGCATGCTCGAGTTGCTGTTACGGAGCGGCCTCAGCGCCGAGCAGCACGAGCTCGCGATGACGGCGCACGAGTCAGCCGAGTGCCTGCTGCGGATCCTCAACGACATCCTGGACTTGTCGAAACTCGAGAGTCACCAGGTATCGATCGAGTCGATCCCGTTCCAGCCCGCGAAGGTGATCGCCGACACGGTCGCGTTGTTGGTGCCGCGTGCAGCCGAGAAGAACCTGCAACTCCATCGTGACATCGATACGGACATTCCCGACTGGATCAGCGGCGACCCGATGCGGCTGCGCCAAGTGGTGCTGAACCTCACGGGCAACGCGATCAAGTTCACCGCCGAGGGGCACGTCACGGTTCGCGCCCGCCTGGAGCGTGACGCCATCCAGACGCTGCAGCTGCGCGTGGAGATCACCGACACCGGCGAAGGCATTCCCCACGAGGCGCAACCGCGCCTGTTCCAGCACTTCGTCCAGGCCGATTCGTCGACCTCGCGCCGATTCGGGGGCACCGGGCTGGGCCTCGCCATCAGCCGACAGCTCGTGGAGTTGATGGGCGGGCGCATCGGGCTGACGAGCGCGCCGAGGCAGGGCAGCACTTTCTGGTTCGTTGTTCCGGCGGTCGCCACGTCGCCACCGCAGAACGGCGAAGATGCGGCCAGGCCCCTCCACAAGGCGCCGGCGCCGGTGGTGGTCGCGCCGCTTCGAATCCTCGCGGTGGACGACAACGCCGTGAATCGCCGCCTCGTGCAGGCATTCCTGGCCTCGGGCAAGCACGTGGTGCGGGCGGTGGACGGCGGACACGAAGCCCTGGCGGCGCTGGCGGAAGAAGCCTTCGACCTCGTGCTCCTCGACATCCAGATGCCGGTGATGGACGGCCTGACCTGCCTGCGTCACATCCGAACGAGCGGAGGCGCGATGCGTGACGTGCCGGTCATTGCCTTGACCGCCAATGCCATGGCTGGCGACAAGGAACGCTACCTGGCGGAGGGGTTCACCGACTACGTTTCCAAGCCGATGACGATGCAGAGCCTCGCGGAGGCGATGGCGCGAGCGACGGCTCCGCGCCGCATCCTGGTGTGACACATCCCGGCCTCCTACGCTTCTTTCGAGCCGGCGTCCCACGTGATGGCCGTCACGTTTCGCACTATCCTAAGGAATAGGGCGGGAAGTTCGGGCTGCAGTGAACGGCGTCGTGCCGGCACCGGCCTGCGGGGTCTGATGCGCGGATGCCGAACAAGGCGAGTGCAGGGGTACTGATGTACCGGCGACGAGCCAGCGGGCTCGAAGTGTTCCTCGTACACCCCGGTGGCCCGTTCTGGGCTCGCAAAGATGTTGGCGCGTGGTCGATTCCGAAGGGCGAGATCGAGCCGGGCGAGGCGCCGATCGACGCGGCGCGTCGCGAGTTCGCCGAGGAAACCGGATCGGTCGTGTCGGGCGCGTTCGCGCCATTGGGGTGGGTACGGATGCGCAGCGGCAAGGTCGTGCACGCCTGGGCGGTCGAGGGCGAGATCGACGCCGACGCGATCCGCAGCAATGTCTTCACGCTGGAGTGGCCACCGCGATCCGGCCGTCAGCGGCAATACCCCGAGGCTGATCGCGCGGCATGGTTCCCGCTCGACGAGGCCCGGCGCCGCATCCTTGCCGCGCAGGCCCCGCTGATCGATTCCCTCGAAGGGCTGGTCTCGTCGTCACAGCGCAGCCCCGCATGAAAGCGGCCGCGTACGCGACCCTCGTCGTCGCCGCCCTCTGTGGCGCCGGCGTGCCCCTCCTGGCGCAGCCCTGGTACATGACCGAAGCGGCCGGCACGTGGAAGCCCTGGAAGATGCAGCTCTCCTCGAGCACGCGCGCCGCCGCCAAGGCGACGGCGGTAGAACTCAAGGCATTCGAGGGAGAGCTCGTGAAGTTCACCGCCATCTGGCGGCGGGCACCGGGTGTCGCCGAGCCGAAGGGCTTCAGCGTCGAGACCTACGGACATCTCGGCGGCACCGAGCGCCGCCTGCCGGGGCAGCCGCCGATCGCCAGGATGCCAGTGGCCGGCGGGGTCACTTTTGCGGCCTTCCCGATCTTCGAGTACGAACGCAAGGGCAAGCGGGTGCGCGAGGATACAGGCGAGACCGCGACGATCGGGTTCGCCGTCAACGACCTCGATGCAGGGATCATCGGCCGGCCGGGACCGGAGGAGTGGCGCTCGGTCGAGCACGACGTCATCTTCCCGTTTACTCGCACCGGCGAGCGGGCCGGCTTCCCACGCTTTGAGGAGATCGTCGTGATGACGAGGCGAGAGGCGCCGCTCTGGACCGCCGTGCCCGTGCTCGAGGCGTGGCAACTGCAGGAGAGGGTCACGCGGCAGGGCCTCGAGGAGGCGACGTCGCAGATCGCGAAGCTCACGGCCGCCCTGGAGGCCGAGGTCGACCCCGCGGAGAAGGCGAAGCGTCAGGCCGACTACCAGCAGACCGCGAAGACGATGCCAGATGCGGTGGCCTACCTGAAGCAGATGGCGGAGGTCGAGGTGATACGCGAGCGCACCGCGCGCGCTGACCTCGCCCCGACGGCGTTCGAGCCAAAGCGCCAGAAGCAGGCCACGCAGGATCTGGCGAGCGTGCAGGCGATCATCGCCGCGCTGACGCCGGAGGAGCGGACGGCGGCGGCGTGCTACGTGCCGGGGACGACCCGGGTCGAGGGACGCATCAAGGCCGGTCCGGCCAACGTCCGCTGCACGGCGCTCGTGCGCCCCAACTACGACTTCTTCGATCGGACGCTGCCGCGCAGCGCGCCGCAACTGGTGATTCTCTGGCAGGCGAAGCGGTGCTACGAGGACGACCGCGAGCGCGTGTCAGATGAGCGCAAGGGCTGGGTGGCCGGCTGCGTCGCCAACCGCAAGCTGCTGGAGACGTGGGATCGCCAGGCGATCCTGGAGTGGCTTCAGTAACGCCTAGTGCTTGATGCTTGAGGCTTGACGCTTGATGCTTGACGCCTGGGGTCGGGCAGCCGACCTCCAAAAGGTGGGGCCCGCTCTCCGAGCGCGGCCCGTGTAGGCCGGGCCGGGACGGCCGGCCCTACCGTCGTCCGTCGGCCTGACATGTCCACCGTAGCGTTGGCGAAGGTGGAAGGTCGACGGCTACATCGCCGCGACAAAGACGTAGGCGTCGACCTTCAGGACCAGGACGTAGGCGTCGACCTTCAGGTCGACGCTGACGCTGTCAGCGTTCGACGTCCCACGTTCGTTCCAATCGTCACGCCGACGCTACCTCGGCGATCCGCGATCCCCGATCCCGATTCTGTTTCGTCGTCCGTCGACCTTCAGGTCGACGGCTACAACGCCGCGAGCAGGACGTAGGCGTCGACCTTCAGGTCGACGCTGACGCTGTCAGCGTCGGCGTTCAGCGTCCGGCGTTCGTCTGGACATCACGCCGACGTTCGCTGCTCGCCCACGCGATGAAGTGCTTCCAGTTGGGTGCGTCGGTGTGGCCGCCGTCGTGCTGGCGCCACGCGAGATCGCCGTCGAGGAGGCTCTGGTTGACGGCGGGCATCGGTGCGGTGCGCCAGGGCTCGGTGACGCCGAGATCCTTCGCGCCGAGCAGGCGCCAGGCCGGCTGCGCGGCGAGGCTGGCCATCCAGGCGCCGCGCTGGTCGATCCAGTGCGCGTCGCCCTTTTCCGGAATACCGTGGCTGATGAAGACGCGTCGAGGCGCACAGAGGGCGATCAGCGAGTGGCTGTCCACCGGCAGATCCACTGGTGCCTTGGTCACGCCGGCCGGTGCGGCCGCGCCGTAGATCAGGTAACGCCCGGCGAACCAGTGGTATTCGCCACTACCGGTGAGGTTCTCGATGGCCTCGCCGAACGTGCGTCGTATCAGCTTGGCGCCGCCGGCTCCGGAGGATGCGATGAGGCCCATCGCGAAACGCGTGTCGAACGCCATCGTGACCAGGGCTGCCTTGCCGTAGCGCGAGACCCCCTCGATGGCGACGCGTGACGCATCGATCGACGGATCGGTTGCCAGGTGGTCGAGGGCCCGGCTCGCGCCCCACGCCCATGCCCGCAGGGAACCCCAGTCCTCGGGATTTCGCCGCTCGCCGCGATTGGTGAGCCCGATGATGCCTCGCGTCAGCCCCGCGCCGTTGTCGGCCTGCACGCTGGACGGGTTGAGGAAGGCGTACCCCCAGCCGGCGGCGATCAGTTGTTCGGTGCCTGGCGGATCGTCACCAGGCTGCGGCGTCGGCGGCCGGAACCCCGGCGGCAACGCTGGCGGCGGATCGCCTGGCAAGCCACCGCCGCGGAACATGATCACCAGCGGCACGGCCTTCGGGGCCGCTGCCGGCGTGACCAGCATCAGGGTGATGTCGACGGTGATCGCCGGGGCGTGCCGGTTGTCGACGTGGCCGATCAACTCGCGCCCGAGCACCGGGTGTCCGGCGACGGTCATCGACACGCGACGTACTTCGCGCCACGTCACGCGCGGCACATCACGCGGCACGCGCCCATACACCTCGCGCGAGAAGTCCTCGAGCAGTTCGGTCCGTCGCCGTGTCCAGGCCGCGGCCGTGGTCACCCGCGACCCACCCTTCGTGGCGAGGATGTCAGGGATATCGGTGAACGGGTTGGCCTTGGCCTCGTCGCTGTTGGCGGCGTTGGGCGCCGATGGATTGCCGCTCGGTCCGGGCCGCATCGCCGTGATCCCGAGCTGCCGTTGCATGTCGGCGTAGTCGGCCGCGGTCTCTTTCGCCAGTCGTTCCCGTGCCTCGTTCGCAGCCTGATTCCCGGTTGACGATGCCGGCGCTTGCGCACGCGAGGCGGCCGCAGGCAGCGCGAGGAGCATGACGACGACGATGACGTGTTGCATGGAATCGACCTCGAGTGCTCAGGGGACGTGGGTGTGGATGACACGCGTGCCGGCCCACTTGTCGTGCCAGGTCTGCCGGATGGGCGAGCGGAGCGCGAACAACGGGCCGATGATCGACAGCAGCGAGATTAGCTTGCCGCTGTTACGCAGGAAGGAGCGTCGCAGGTCGATGCGTCGTCCGTCGAGGTCCACCACGCGGATGCTCAGGAGCCATTTGCCGATCGTGCCTTCGAGCGGCGATGCCTCGGCCACGGTGGCATACGCCAGGTAGAGGAACATGGCGATGTTCCGGATCAGCGACCGCTCCGCAAGGAACCGGATCTGCGCGTCGGGGTCGTCGGGGACCGCTTGCAGGAACTGCGCCAGCGCGTTGTCGAACCCGAGCAGGGTGTAGAACACAGCGGCGACGGCGAGCGTGATGATCACGCTGTCGAAGAAGTAGGCGCCGAACCGGCGCGGGAGTCCGGCCGGCGTGGCCACGGTCGGGACGTCGAACGTGCCCATGCGCCCGACAGCATACCCCGCGTCACGGAACGCCAGAGCCCGCTTCGGGTATCTTCGACCGCATGCGCACGATTGTCTTGTGTGGTGCCCTGCTGCTGGCCTCGCCGGCGGCGGCGCAGCGGCTCGTGGAGATCCCCCTCTGGGCGGGTGTCGCGCCAGGCTCGGAGGGCAAGACCGGCGACGAAGTCG includes:
- a CDS encoding FHA domain-containing protein; amino-acid sequence: MDVNRLAGFGKDLHSRIRTFFNTPLDANATPLEIGQAVLDQVERQVQPVARGRRVFPFVGLAIRVRTNPASSAAMIAAFEDFATRVRERLAEVRCEAPRRLDVDVECLEVAPASWPEARVFDVSYIADEALPVKSPARGGGTAPVVHITVVAGTAVESSCRFAEGTVSIGRCADPADDMGYVRRNRIAFLDVVDGINETVGRAHARLRCDAVAGEVRLFDEGSRNGTSILRDGDVIAVHRRDPRGVRLRSGDEIRLGRALLRVEIDG
- a CDS encoding hybrid sensor histidine kinase/response regulator translates to MPLPTSHDDPVALTAAVHEAVAGIQQALLWGMDVDDCRSLALDAFVELTASTWGAVAHIASDSGAAAPTLHIDLDRNTRVPADPDGPAPPSRDEFAALALPHVRRATTRRAPLTVRLPGPAGAAQRAGVRASPDWMLVLPVPAGSAPNSVVLLVRGAGGYTEATASAVEPLLRLTAHVDTWAREVEARRATERELERERRRLGLALQASNVGVFEFDAGTGALQWDARLWTMHGLSPRDQPWTIGDWSSLLHPDDAHRVVDDLMASVEQQRPLETQYRIVCGDGEVRYIRSNGQIFEHAAGRLVMVGASIDVTVDVRLQQELAAERAQAEAATRAKSQFLATMSHEIRTPMNGVLGMLELLLRSGLSAEQHELAMTAHESAECLLRILNDILDLSKLESHQVSIESIPFQPAKVIADTVALLVPRAAEKNLQLHRDIDTDIPDWISGDPMRLRQVVLNLTGNAIKFTAEGHVTVRARLERDAIQTLQLRVEITDTGEGIPHEAQPRLFQHFVQADSSTSRRFGGTGLGLAISRQLVELMGGRIGLTSAPRQGSTFWFVVPAVATSPPQNGEDAARPLHKAPAPVVVAPLRILAVDDNAVNRRLVQAFLASGKHVVRAVDGGHEALAALAEEAFDLVLLDIQMPVMDGLTCLRHIRTSGGAMRDVPVIALTANAMAGDKERYLAEGFTDYVSKPMTMQSLAEAMARATAPRRILV
- a CDS encoding NUDIX domain-containing protein, encoding MPNKASAGVLMYRRRASGLEVFLVHPGGPFWARKDVGAWSIPKGEIEPGEAPIDAARREFAEETGSVVSGAFAPLGWVRMRSGKVVHAWAVEGEIDADAIRSNVFTLEWPPRSGRQRQYPEADRAAWFPLDEARRRILAAQAPLIDSLEGLVSSSQRSPA
- a CDS encoding alpha/beta hydrolase family protein, translating into MQHVIVVVMLLALPAAASRAQAPASSTGNQAANEARERLAKETAADYADMQRQLGITAMRPGPSGNPSAPNAANSDEAKANPFTDIPDILATKGGSRVTTAAAWTRRRTELLEDFSREVYGRVPRDVPRVTWREVRRVSMTVAGHPVLGRELIGHVDNRHAPAITVDITLMLVTPAAAPKAVPLVIMFRGGGLPGDPPPALPPGFRPPTPQPGDDPPGTEQLIAAGWGYAFLNPSSVQADNGAGLTRGIIGLTNRGERRNPEDWGSLRAWAWGASRALDHLATDPSIDASRVAIEGVSRYGKAALVTMAFDTRFAMGLIASSGAGGAKLIRRTFGEAIENLTGSGEYHWFAGRYLIYGAAAPAGVTKAPVDLPVDSHSLIALCAPRRVFISHGIPEKGDAHWIDQRGAWMASLAAQPAWRLLGAKDLGVTEPWRTAPMPAVNQSLLDGDLAWRQHDGGHTDAPNWKHFIAWASSERRRDVQTNAGR
- a CDS encoding RDD family protein; translated protein: MGTFDVPTVATPAGLPRRFGAYFFDSVIITLAVAAVFYTLLGFDNALAQFLQAVPDDPDAQIRFLAERSLIRNIAMFLYLAYATVAEASPLEGTIGKWLLSIRVVDLDGRRIDLRRSFLRNSGKLISLLSIIGPLFALRSPIRQTWHDKWAGTRVIHTHVP